The following coding sequences are from one Selenomonas sputigena ATCC 35185 window:
- the dprA gene encoding DNA-processing protein DprA — translation MERFFLAALCRAPSVGSRVAASLVRVFGSAQDAWHARAEALRAAHLSPERAAALHDFCRRNEALPEKIAAACEKGGISLFVPSDEVYPARLKEIYNPPQTLFCRGSLDCLKHPAVAMVGARHASAYGKGAAEDIALGLAERGFVVVSGAARGIDTASHKGALQAGATVAVLGCGVDVAYPRENARLLAEIAEKGAVISEYAPGTAPLAAFFPARNRIISGVAHGTIVVEAAERSGSLITAEFALSEGRDVFAVPGSIYSATSRGCHRLIQQGARLVVSAADVAAEYEDGASRTSASPPQELTEEEAAVYALLSREAALSLDELICRLQGKAANVAFLLLGLRVKGLVEETPMRTYIRSAKGKSV, via the coding sequence ATGGAGCGATTCTTCCTCGCGGCTCTTTGCCGTGCTCCGAGCGTGGGGAGCCGTGTGGCGGCCTCCCTCGTGCGCGTTTTTGGGTCGGCGCAGGATGCGTGGCACGCACGCGCCGAGGCGCTTCGTGCAGCGCATCTTTCGCCTGAGCGTGCGGCGGCGCTGCACGATTTCTGCCGCAGGAACGAAGCTCTGCCCGAGAAGATTGCGGCTGCGTGCGAAAAGGGCGGTATCTCGCTCTTCGTCCCGTCAGATGAGGTGTATCCCGCTCGGTTGAAGGAGATCTACAATCCGCCGCAGACGCTCTTTTGCCGCGGCTCGCTCGATTGCCTGAAGCATCCCGCCGTCGCCATGGTCGGCGCACGCCACGCGAGCGCCTATGGCAAGGGGGCGGCGGAGGACATCGCGCTCGGTCTTGCCGAGCGCGGTTTTGTCGTCGTGAGCGGCGCGGCACGCGGCATCGACACGGCCTCGCACAAGGGCGCTTTGCAGGCGGGCGCGACGGTCGCCGTGCTCGGCTGCGGCGTCGATGTCGCCTATCCGCGCGAGAATGCGCGACTTCTGGCGGAGATTGCCGAGAAGGGCGCGGTCATTTCCGAGTATGCGCCGGGCACGGCGCCGCTCGCGGCCTTTTTCCCCGCGCGTAACCGCATCATCAGCGGCGTTGCGCACGGCACAATCGTCGTCGAGGCGGCGGAGCGGAGCGGCTCTTTGATCACGGCGGAGTTTGCCCTGAGCGAGGGGCGCGACGTCTTTGCCGTGCCCGGCAGCATCTACTCGGCGACGAGCCGTGGCTGCCATCGCCTGATTCAGCAGGGGGCGCGGCTTGTCGTCTCAGCGGCGGACGTTGCCGCTGAGTACGAGGACGGCGCGTCGCGAACGAGCGCATCGCCCCCGCAGGAATTGACTGAGGAGGAAGCGGCGGTCTACGCGCTCCTTTCGCGTGAGGCGGCGCTTTCTCTCGACGAGCTGATCTGCCGCCTGCAGGGCAAGGCCGCGAACGTCGCATTCCTCTTGCTGGGACTGCGCGTCAAGGGGCTTGTCGAAGAGACGCCCATGCGCACATACATCCGCAGCGCCAAGGGGAAGAGTGTTTGA
- the folB gene encoding dihydroneopterin aldolase: MAKIRMMNMMFYGFQGVYEYEKEQGAKLNVDVEMVTRDDKACDTDRIEDGAIDAAAVYPLIEDTVEETKVNLLMTLAAKTGDRILKKFPQVVEVTTRVRKHAVLIHGPLDYVEVEVTRRA, translated from the coding sequence ATGGCAAAGATCAGAATGATGAACATGATGTTTTATGGCTTTCAGGGCGTTTATGAATACGAGAAGGAGCAGGGCGCGAAGCTCAACGTCGATGTCGAGATGGTGACGCGCGACGATAAGGCCTGCGACACGGATCGGATCGAAGACGGTGCGATTGATGCAGCGGCGGTCTATCCTCTGATCGAGGACACCGTGGAGGAGACGAAGGTCAACCTCTTGATGACGCTCGCGGCGAAGACGGGCGACCGCATCTTGAAGAAGTTCCCGCAGGTCGTCGAGGTCACGACGCGCGTACGCAAGCATGCCGTGCTCATCCACGGGCCGTTGGACTACGTTGAGGTCGAGGTCACGCGCAGGGCGTAA
- a CDS encoding Rpn family recombination-promoting nuclease/putative transposase yields the protein MERYAIKPWEELTIRDDYMFKLIMRRKRICKKLLERTLRMKIREIRYLETEKSMKSQYGRKGIRLDVYVRDEKETVYNIEMQVRRLEGDALFKRTRYYQSMMDADLLAAGADYDDLNKTIIIFICPFDPFDEGRYIYTFENLCLENKDLRLKDGATKIFLNTKGVIGDVDAEIIAFLQYVDGVVSDNSLVQEIEQEIQKVKSEEQERVSYMTFAMKMMEERKEGFREGKLEGKLEGKLEGKLEGKAETQQMMLEVFPLLRANVPLPEISKRTGCTMEYLLQLQAVMQ from the coding sequence ATGGAAAGATATGCCATCAAGCCGTGGGAGGAACTGACGATTCGCGATGACTATATGTTCAAGCTTATCATGCGCCGCAAGCGCATTTGCAAAAAATTACTAGAGCGCACGCTTCGTATGAAGATTAGAGAAATTCGCTATCTTGAGACCGAAAAATCCATGAAGTCGCAGTACGGTAGAAAGGGAATCCGCTTGGATGTTTATGTGCGTGATGAAAAAGAGACGGTATATAATATCGAGATGCAGGTGCGGCGATTGGAAGGAGACGCACTCTTTAAACGGACGCGTTATTACCAGTCGATGATGGATGCGGATCTTCTTGCAGCGGGAGCCGATTACGATGATTTGAACAAGACGATCATCATCTTCATCTGTCCGTTTGATCCTTTTGATGAAGGTCGCTATATCTATACGTTTGAGAATCTTTGCTTGGAAAACAAAGATTTAAGGCTGAAGGATGGCGCGACAAAAATTTTCCTCAACACGAAAGGCGTGATCGGCGATGTGGATGCCGAGATCATAGCATTCCTGCAATATGTCGATGGGGTGGTTTCGGACAATAGCTTGGTCCAGGAGATTGAGCAGGAGATACAAAAAGTCAAGAGTGAAGAACAGGAGAGGGTGAGTTATATGACTTTCGCTATGAAAATGATGGAAGAACGCAAAGAAGGATTTCGTGAGGGAAAACTTGAAGGAAAACTTGAAGGAAAGCTTGAAGGAAAACTTGAAGGGAAGGCGGAAACGCAGCAGATGATGCTGGAGGTTTTCCCTCTTCTGCGCGCGAACGTGCCGCTGCCGGAAATCTCCAAGCGGACGGGATGCACGATGGAATATTTGCTGCAGCTGCAGGCGGTGATGCAGTAA
- a CDS encoding anthranilate synthase component II has protein sequence MLLLFDNYDSFTYNIYQLLASLGAEVEVVRNDAVTPEDVLAAHYEAVILSPGPGLPKDAGNLEALIEAAKGKVPLLGICLGHQAIGEVFGGRIVRAKEIVHGKPSPICHDGQGLYAGLPERAAVGRYHSLIIERESLPDCLTVTAELEDGTIMGVRHKEYAIEGIQFHPESILTPDGEKIMRNFLQGLA, from the coding sequence ATGTTGTTGCTTTTTGACAACTACGATTCATTCACATACAATATCTATCAACTTCTCGCTTCCCTCGGCGCAGAGGTCGAGGTCGTGCGCAACGATGCCGTGACGCCCGAGGACGTGCTGGCGGCGCACTACGAGGCTGTGATCCTCTCGCCGGGGCCGGGGCTGCCGAAGGATGCGGGCAATCTTGAAGCGCTGATCGAAGCGGCGAAGGGTAAGGTGCCGCTCCTCGGCATCTGCCTCGGGCATCAGGCAATCGGCGAAGTCTTCGGCGGCCGCATCGTGCGCGCCAAGGAGATCGTGCACGGCAAGCCTTCGCCGATTTGCCACGACGGGCAGGGCCTTTACGCAGGACTGCCCGAGAGAGCGGCAGTAGGCCGCTACCACTCGCTCATCATCGAGCGCGAATCCCTGCCCGACTGCCTCACCGTCACCGCCGAACTGGAAGACGGCACGATCATGGGCGTGCGCCATAAGGAGTACGCCATCGAGGGCATCCAGTTCCATCCCGAATCCATCCTGACGCCCGACGGCGAGAAGATCATGCGAAACTTTCTGCAAGGATTGGCCTGA
- the trpE gene encoding anthranilate synthase component I — MILQPSLARFKELAKTANLIAVTAEISMDLDTPVSVFCRLVGEAEGFILESVDTTHQQFGRYSFIGAEPFIRLQVFKSRLMIRENDLMKCLDGTPQETLKKYMEGFRPAVEDEELPLANGGMVGYLNYEIAATFDHVRTMTLGEDELLGQFMVCRHLVVFDALKNTARLIHLARVTEETADAVYEEAARKMETIAERLRAPVTPAAKTAARRGAPLDFLAKYESDSGDFIAAVEKAKEHIFAGDIFQVVPSRQFREKITKPSFHFYRRLRQVNPSPYMFYLNFGSVKLVGASPEMLVKVAGDKIFTYPIAGTRRRGRNDEEDAALAAELKADAKECAEHAMLVDLARNDIGRISEAGSVRVTKFKEIEKFSHVFHMVSEVVGRLKKECRPLDVLAAAFPAGTVSGAPKLRAMEIIRELEPVKRDTYAGTVGYMDFYGNMDMCITLRTMRIENDETAVIQAGAGIVADSVPENEYREILQKARALFEVVEEVENDVVAF; from the coding sequence ATGATTTTGCAGCCATCGTTGGCGCGTTTTAAGGAGTTGGCAAAGACGGCGAATCTCATCGCCGTCACGGCGGAGATCTCCATGGATCTCGATACGCCCGTCTCCGTCTTTTGCAGGCTCGTCGGTGAGGCGGAGGGATTCATCCTCGAATCCGTCGATACGACGCATCAGCAGTTCGGGCGCTATTCGTTCATCGGCGCCGAGCCGTTCATTCGCCTGCAGGTTTTCAAGAGCCGCCTGATGATCCGTGAAAATGATTTGATGAAATGCCTTGACGGCACGCCGCAGGAAACGCTCAAAAAATATATGGAAGGCTTCCGCCCTGCGGTGGAGGATGAGGAGCTGCCGCTTGCGAACGGCGGCATGGTCGGCTATCTGAACTACGAAATCGCCGCGACCTTCGACCACGTGCGCACAATGACGCTCGGCGAAGATGAGCTTCTCGGCCAGTTCATGGTCTGCCGTCACCTGGTGGTCTTCGACGCCTTGAAAAATACGGCGCGGCTCATCCATCTCGCGCGCGTCACGGAGGAAACGGCGGACGCTGTGTACGAAGAGGCGGCGCGGAAGATGGAAACGATCGCAGAACGGCTGCGCGCGCCCGTCACGCCTGCCGCCAAAACGGCTGCAAGGCGAGGGGCGCCGCTCGACTTCCTCGCGAAGTATGAAAGCGATTCCGGTGATTTTATTGCCGCCGTCGAAAAGGCGAAGGAGCATATCTTCGCCGGCGACATCTTCCAAGTCGTGCCGTCGCGCCAGTTCCGCGAGAAGATCACGAAGCCGAGCTTCCACTTCTATCGCCGCCTGCGACAGGTCAATCCGTCGCCTTACATGTTCTATCTGAACTTCGGCAGCGTCAAGCTCGTCGGCGCTTCGCCCGAGATGCTCGTGAAGGTGGCGGGAGACAAGATCTTCACTTATCCGATTGCGGGCACGCGCCGGCGCGGCAGAAACGACGAGGAAGACGCGGCGCTCGCCGCCGAGCTCAAGGCGGACGCGAAGGAGTGCGCTGAGCATGCGATGCTCGTCGACCTCGCGCGCAACGACATCGGGCGCATCAGCGAGGCGGGCAGCGTGCGCGTGACGAAGTTCAAGGAGATCGAGAAGTTCAGCCATGTGTTCCACATGGTCTCCGAGGTCGTCGGGCGGCTCAAGAAGGAATGCCGCCCGCTGGACGTCTTGGCGGCGGCATTTCCCGCAGGCACGGTCAGCGGTGCGCCAAAGCTGCGCGCCATGGAGATCATCCGCGAGCTTGAGCCTGTAAAGCGCGACACGTATGCGGGCACGGTCGGCTATATGGACTTCTACGGCAATATGGACATGTGCATCACCTTGCGCACGATGCGCATCGAAAACGACGAAACTGCCGTGATCCAAGCGGGTGCGGGCATCGTCGCGGATTCCGTGCCCGAAAACGAATATCGGGAAATTCTGCAGAAGGCGCGGGCGCTGTTTGAAGTTGTCGAGGAGGTGGAAAACGATGTTGTTGCTTTTTGA
- the trpA gene encoding tryptophan synthase subunit alpha → MSTRLEHVLNGLKEKGRKGLIIYLTAGMPDAEGTIDAVRRAEEAGADIIELGLPFSDPMADGPVIQAASVAALKGGMTLAKVREIVQAIRRFSEMPLVGMGYVNNMLHYGFPRFVEDFKAAGMDGVIIPDVPHEESGEMREICAAHDFPLMEFITPGTTPERMKETCASAAGFIYCVSNNGVTGVKKVDYSQIGKIVKGARAYTKTPLAVGFGIGSPEAAVEAAAQADAVIVGSAVVKLLLADRRDEAAELIAAMRKALDAAYHG, encoded by the coding sequence ATGAGCACGCGTTTGGAACATGTATTGAACGGTCTGAAAGAAAAGGGTAGGAAAGGGCTCATCATCTATCTGACGGCGGGCATGCCCGATGCGGAAGGCACGATCGATGCGGTGCGCCGTGCAGAAGAGGCGGGCGCTGACATCATAGAGCTCGGGCTGCCGTTTTCCGACCCGATGGCGGACGGTCCCGTCATCCAGGCGGCTTCCGTCGCCGCTTTGAAGGGCGGCATGACGCTCGCGAAAGTGCGTGAAATCGTGCAGGCGATTCGCCGTTTCTCCGAGATGCCGCTCGTGGGCATGGGCTATGTCAACAACATGCTGCACTACGGCTTCCCCCGTTTCGTCGAGGATTTCAAGGCGGCGGGCATGGACGGCGTCATCATCCCCGATGTGCCGCACGAGGAGTCGGGTGAAATGCGCGAAATTTGCGCGGCGCACGACTTTCCCTTGATGGAGTTCATCACGCCGGGCACGACGCCCGAGCGCATGAAGGAGACGTGCGCGAGTGCTGCAGGCTTCATCTACTGCGTGTCCAACAACGGCGTCACGGGCGTCAAGAAAGTCGACTACAGCCAGATCGGCAAGATCGTCAAGGGTGCGCGCGCCTATACGAAGACGCCGCTGGCGGTCGGCTTCGGCATCGGCTCGCCCGAGGCGGCTGTCGAAGCGGCGGCACAAGCCGACGCCGTCATCGTGGGCAGCGCCGTCGTCAAGCTCCTGCTCGCGGACAGGCGGGACGAGGCGGCGGAGTTGATCGCGGCGATGCGCAAAGCTCTCGATGCGGCATATCATGGCTGA
- the trpB gene encoding tryptophan synthase subunit beta — protein MKKKGRFGAYGGQYVPEIVMPALQELEAAYARCREDEEFQAEFRRYLQEYAGRPTRLYFAEKLTEHYGKARIFLKREDLLHTGAHKINNALGQALLAKRMGKKRIVAETGAGQHGVASATVAALFGMECHVFMGEEDVKRQSLNVFRMELLGAKVIPVASGTGTLKDATSEAIRYWATNITDTYYIIGSAVGPHPYPSMVRDFQKMIGEEIRAQVQAACGQLPDALVACVGGGSNAIGTFYDFKDEASVKKYGVEAGGRGEAPVDNARTLSGAGEPGVLHGAYSYLLQDADGQVVEAYSISAGLDYPGVGPEHSYFKDQGIVEYVSVTDEEALAAFRRLCRLEGIVPAMESSHALAYLEKLMPGTKENEVVVVCLSGRGDKDVQMVANYTHKRPLCGHCAPPLPETSQSVSASGVTSCGFMAKALGRESE, from the coding sequence ATGAAAAAGAAGGGGAGATTCGGGGCATACGGCGGACAGTATGTGCCGGAAATCGTCATGCCGGCGCTGCAGGAATTGGAAGCCGCCTATGCGAGATGCAGGGAGGACGAGGAGTTTCAAGCGGAGTTTCGGCGCTATCTGCAAGAGTACGCAGGCCGTCCGACGCGATTGTACTTTGCCGAGAAGCTTACCGAGCATTACGGCAAGGCGCGCATCTTCCTCAAGCGCGAGGATCTTCTGCATACGGGCGCACACAAGATCAACAATGCGCTCGGGCAGGCATTGCTCGCAAAACGCATGGGCAAGAAGCGCATCGTCGCCGAGACGGGCGCAGGGCAGCACGGCGTCGCCTCGGCGACGGTCGCGGCGCTCTTCGGCATGGAGTGCCATGTGTTCATGGGGGAGGAAGACGTCAAGCGCCAGAGCCTCAACGTCTTCCGCATGGAGCTTTTGGGCGCGAAGGTCATTCCCGTCGCGAGCGGCACGGGCACGCTCAAGGATGCGACGAGCGAGGCGATCCGCTACTGGGCGACGAATATCACGGACACCTACTACATCATCGGCTCGGCGGTCGGGCCGCACCCGTACCCGAGCATGGTGCGTGACTTCCAGAAGATGATCGGCGAGGAGATCCGCGCACAGGTCCAGGCGGCGTGCGGACAGCTGCCCGATGCGCTCGTCGCCTGCGTCGGCGGCGGCAGCAACGCCATCGGCACGTTCTATGATTTCAAGGACGAGGCTTCCGTCAAGAAGTACGGCGTCGAGGCCGGCGGGCGCGGCGAGGCTCCCGTCGACAACGCGCGCACCTTGAGCGGCGCCGGCGAGCCGGGCGTCCTGCACGGCGCTTACAGCTACCTGCTGCAGGACGCGGACGGACAGGTCGTCGAGGCGTATTCCATTTCCGCAGGGCTCGATTATCCGGGCGTCGGCCCCGAGCATTCTTACTTCAAGGATCAAGGCATCGTGGAGTACGTTTCGGTCACGGACGAGGAAGCGCTCGCGGCGTTTCGGCGGCTCTGCCGCCTGGAAGGCATCGTGCCCGCCATGGAAAGCTCCCATGCGCTCGCGTATCTTGAGAAACTGATGCCCGGGACGAAGGAGAATGAGGTCGTCGTTGTTTGCCTCTCGGGGCGCGGCGACAAAGATGTGCAGATGGTGGCGAACTACACGCACAAACGTCCACTTTGTGGACATTGTGCGCCGCCCTTGCCTGAAACCAGCCAGTCAGTCAGTGCCTCCGGCGTGACATCCTGTGGTTTCATGGCAAAAGCATTGGGGAGGGAAAGCGAATGA
- the trpC gene encoding indole-3-glycerol phosphate synthase TrpC — MKDILAEIVEKKRALVAEAKRRLPIAELKARARERCGGFYMTKRFQARDWNLIAECKLQSPAKGRLCRTHTVDELARIYAENGASMLSVHTDPHFLGSNEDLVRVRSLVDLPLLRKDFIIDEYQIFEARMLGADAVLLIARILSPAQLREYVFRAWEIGLDVLVEVHDEADMKDALATPAEFIGINNRNLQTFTTSIKNTLELLPKVEESRTFISESGIFSVADARRLQEAGCGGILVGEGLVRADDVAEMTRHLAEPRALAQESA; from the coding sequence ATGAAAGATATTTTAGCGGAAATCGTGGAAAAGAAGCGTGCCTTGGTGGCGGAGGCGAAGCGGCGGCTGCCCATTGCCGAGCTCAAGGCGAGGGCGAGGGAGCGCTGCGGCGGCTTTTATATGACGAAGCGCTTTCAGGCGCGCGACTGGAATCTCATTGCCGAGTGCAAGCTGCAGTCGCCTGCCAAAGGAAGGCTGTGCCGCACGCATACGGTGGATGAACTCGCGCGCATCTACGCGGAGAACGGCGCTTCGATGCTGTCGGTTCACACCGATCCGCATTTCCTCGGCTCGAACGAGGACTTGGTGCGCGTGCGTTCTCTCGTCGATCTGCCGCTCCTGCGCAAGGATTTCATCATCGACGAGTACCAGATCTTCGAAGCGCGTATGCTCGGCGCGGACGCCGTGCTGCTGATTGCGCGGATCCTCTCACCCGCACAGCTTCGGGAGTATGTGTTCCGCGCTTGGGAGATCGGCCTCGATGTGCTCGTCGAGGTGCACGATGAGGCGGATATGAAGGACGCCCTGGCGACGCCGGCCGAGTTTATCGGCATCAACAACCGCAATTTGCAGACGTTCACGACCTCGATCAAGAACACCTTGGAGCTTCTGCCGAAGGTGGAGGAAAGCCGTACATTTATCAGCGAGAGCGGCATTTTCAGCGTCGCGGATGCGCGTCGGCTGCAGGAGGCGGGTTGCGGCGGCATCCTCGTGGGCGAGGGGCTCGTGCGCGCCGATGATGTCGCGGAGATGACGCGTCATCTGGCAGAGCCGCGTGCACTGGCGCAGGAGAGCGCCTGA
- a CDS encoding phosphoribosylanthranilate isomerase — MKVKICGLRTEEAVLAAEDAGADFLGFIFYEKSHRHVLPEEVRGLTKHVQRAKTVGVFVDAPLDEVNAAADFCSLDFVQLHGHESAAYARAVCRPVIKAFRWGDDFSAEEANDYPAEIILLDSFSKDAVGGTGQRFRWREAAEETARLEKPLLVAGGIASGNVREAEEVFRPYGVDVSGSLEIEKRKSVERIREFMAVVQKRRIPE; from the coding sequence ATGAAGGTCAAGATTTGCGGCTTGCGCACGGAAGAGGCGGTGTTGGCAGCGGAGGATGCGGGAGCGGACTTTTTGGGTTTTATCTTTTACGAGAAGAGCCATCGCCATGTTTTGCCGGAAGAGGTGCGTGGCCTGACGAAGCATGTGCAGCGCGCCAAGACGGTCGGGGTGTTCGTCGATGCACCGCTCGACGAGGTCAATGCCGCCGCAGATTTCTGCAGTCTTGACTTCGTGCAGCTCCACGGGCATGAGAGTGCCGCCTATGCGCGTGCGGTCTGCCGCCCCGTCATCAAGGCGTTTCGCTGGGGCGACGACTTTTCGGCGGAGGAAGCGAACGATTATCCGGCGGAGATCATTCTGCTCGACAGCTTTTCCAAAGACGCTGTCGGTGGCACGGGGCAGCGCTTCCGCTGGCGCGAGGCTGCGGAGGAAACGGCGCGTCTCGAAAAGCCCCTGTTGGTCGCAGGCGGCATTGCGAGCGGCAATGTGCGCGAGGCGGAAGAGGTCTTCCGCCCCTACGGCGTCGATGTTTCGGGCAGTCTTGAGATCGAGAAGCGGAAATCCGTCGAGAGGATACGAGAATTTATGGCAGTCGTGCAGAAACGGAGGATTCCGGAATGA